In Populus trichocarpa isolate Nisqually-1 chromosome 7, P.trichocarpa_v4.1, whole genome shotgun sequence, the following proteins share a genomic window:
- the LOC18110169 gene encoding cytochrome P450 89A2 — translation MESWFLILVSISVSLFLKTIFNNFLTSKNLPPGPLSFPFIGHLLWLRMSAFKMEPILRSLHAKFGPMVTLRIGTRPAIFVADRTLAHEALIHGGAVFADRPPAVATRNFLTSNQHNISSSFYGSTWRLLRRNLTAEILHPSRVKSYTHARNWVLQILQNRFESQAKAGRPICVMEHFQYAMFCLLVLMCFGDKLDENQIKKIMEVQRQMIVNFGRFNILNFWPGVTKIVLRNRWRELFCLRKCQEDVLIPLIRAGKKAKEDRVNKSKEDKKDNEDEYVLCYVDTILALELPEEKRKLNEEEMVSLCSEFLNGGTDTTSTALQWIMANLVKYPQIQEKLFMEIKGVVQDGEENIKEEELQKMPYLKAIILEGLRRHPPAHFVLPHAVTEDAALGKYVVPKDGTINFMVAEMGWNPKVWEDPMAFKPERFLSSGGETFDITGSREIKMMPFGAGRRICPAYGLAMLHLEYFVANLIWRFEWKAVDGDDVDLSEKEEFTVVMKNPLQAQICPRLK, via the coding sequence aTGGAAAGTTGGTTCCTTATTCTTGTCTCCATTTCCGTCTCTCTCTTCTTGAAAACTATCTTCAACAATTTCTTAACCTCTAAAAACCTACCTCCAGGTCCCCTATCCTTTCCTTTCATCGGCCACTTACTATGGCTCCGCATGTCCGCCTTCAAGATGGAGCCAATCCTTCGATCCCTCCATGCCAAGTTTGGCCCCATGGTTACCCTCCGTATTGGCACTCGCCCTGCTATCTTCGTTGCAGATCGCACCCTTGCTCATGAGGCTTTAATACATGGCGGCGCAGTTTTTGCGGACCGCCCACCAGCTGTTGCTACGCGAAATTTTTTAACTAGTAATCAGCATAATATTAGTTCTTCCTTTTACGGTTCAACATGGCGACTTCTGCGGCGTAACCTCACAGCAGAAATCCTCCACCCATCGCGTGTGAAATCTTACACTCATGCACGCAACTGGGTTCTGCAAATCCTCCAGAATCGCTTCGAATCTCAAGCGAAAGCCGGTCGTCCTATTTGTGTAATGGAACATTTTCAATATGCCATGTTTTGTCTACTAGTACTGATGTGTTTTGGAGACAAGCTTGATGaaaatcagattaaaaaaattatggaagtTCAGCGACAAATGATTGTGAATTTCGGTAGGTTCAACATACTCAATTTCTGGCCAGGAGTGACAAAGATCGTGTTGCGCAACCGTTGGAGGGAGCTGTTTTGCCTTCGAAAATGCCAAGAAGATGTTTTGATTCCATTGATAAGAGCAGGAAAGAAGGCCAAGGAAGACAGGGTAAACAAAAGTAAAGAGGACAAGAAAGACAATGAAGATGAGTATGTTTTGTGCTATGTTGACACCATACTGGCTTTGGAGCTTccggaagagaaaagaaagctcAATGAAGAGGAAATGGTCAGCCTGTGCTCAGAGTTTCTTAACGGAGGAACAGATACTACTTCAACAGCGTTGCAATGGATCATGGCAAATCTAGTTAAGTACCCGCAAATCCAAGAGAAGCTATTCATGGAGATTAAAGGGGTTGTGCAAGATGGTGAAgagaatataaaagaagaggAATTGCAAAAGATGCCATATCTAAAAGCAATAATTCTAGAAGGGTTAAGGAGGCACCCGCCAGCCCATTTCGTGTTGCCACATGCGGTGACTGAAGATGCAGCGCTGGGTAAATATGTGGTACCAAAAGATGGAACTATAAATTTTATGGTGGCTGAGATGGGGTGGAATCCGAAGGTGTGGGAGGATCCTATGGCATTCAAGCCTGAAAGGTTTCTAAGTAGTGGAGGGGAAACATTTGATATAACAGGAAGTAGAGAGATAAAGATGATGCCATTTGGAGCTGGGAGGAGAATATGTCCTGCTTATGGTCTAGCAATGCTTCATTTGGAGTACTTTGTAGCTAATTTGATTTGGAGATTTGAGTGGAAAGCTGTGGATGGAGATGATGTTGATTTGTCTGAGAAAGAAGAATTCACAGTAGTGATGAAAAATCCATTACAGGCTCAAATATGCCCACGGTTGAAATAA